The following nucleotide sequence is from uncultured Roseateles sp..
TGCGATACTTGGCCGCAACCTTGGAAACCTTTTCCACTTTCGGCGCCTTGGTGCTCAGGTCGGCAATCGTCAAGCCATATTCGGACATCAAGGTCTTGACTTTGGCAATTGCGTCGCTGCGTTCACGCGAGGTGGTTTCCTGAATTTGCTGATCCAGGGCGGCCCGCTGGGCCAAAAGGTCTTTCAAAGATGCCATCGTGCGTTTCCTCGGTAGGTTTCGGGCCAAACCCAGTATGGGACGCCTTGATTATAGGCATAAGCCTATCTATTTGCCTACCAACGGTATTCGCGACGATATTCGCCCGGCCGTGAATTGCATCACGACCGGGTTTTTGCCAAAACTCCGCTGCGTGATAGAGGGGCCGGCAAAAAAATCATTTGTAACCGACACGGTCAAGCAATTGCTGGACCTTGGCTTGATTGCGCCCGACCACGGCCGACGGTATGGTTTCGCTCTTGAAGTTGCCGAGCGCCTGCAGTGCCGGGTTGGCGACCTTGGTGTCGGTCACGGCCGGCCATTCGTTGTTGCCGTTGGCGAAATAGGCCTGCGCCTCGGGGCTGCTCAGGTATTCGAGAAACTTGACGGCGTTGTCACGATTCTTGGCGTGCCTGGCCACCGCGCCACCAGCGATATTGATATGCGTGCCCCAGGAATTCTGGTTGGGGAAGACGACGCCGATCTTTTCGACCGCCGTGCGGTCTTCAGGCTTGGTCGAGCGCATCATGCGCGCCAGGTAATAGGTGTTGGTCAGGGCAATGCCGCATTCGCCGCTGGCCACGGCCTTGATCTGGTCGGTATCTCCGCCCTTGGGCTCGCGTGCCATATTCGCCACCATACCCTTGAGCCATTGCTCGGTGCGCTCGGCGCCCATATGTTCAAGCACGGCGCCAAACAGCGACAGGTTGTAGGGATGTGAGCCACCGCGTGTGCACAGCTTGCCCTTGTTCTTGGGGTCGCCGAGTTCCTCGTAGGTATCGACGTTTTCGCGGTTGACACTGAGTTTGTTGTAGACGATCACGCGAGCGCGGGTCGAGAAACCAAACCAGGCCGAACCCTGGCCGCTGTCGGTGGCGCGTAGCTGGGCTGGTATCCGCGACTCCAGCACACTGGATTTGATGGGCAGGAAGAGACCGTCGGTTTCGGCGCGCCACAGGCGAGCGGCGTCGACCAGCAAGATCACATCGGCCGGGCTGGATGCGCCCTCGCTTTGCAGCCGGGCCAGCAAACCGGCGTCGTCGGTATCGACGCGGTTGATCTGGATGCCGGTGGCCTTGGTGAAATTCGAGTACAGCGCCTCGTCGGTCTGGTAGTGCCGTGCGGAATAGAGATTCAGCACCTTGTCCTGCGCCTGGGCGCCCAGCGTCGTGGTGGCCAGGGCGATACAAGAAATGGCTGCGCGCAGCAGGGTATTGAGACGAGGACTGGTCATGCTGACTCCGTAGGCCTACACAGGGTTGAAGGCCTGGAGTCTAGCATCAAACAAGAATGATTCGCGTTACCGAAACTTGTCCTGCATCAAGCTTGGGTCAGGCGGCGGGCGGCACATAGCCGGCCGGTTTGTCGGCGCCTTCGCCGAAGAAGAACTGCTCCATCTGGCGCGCCAGATACTGGCGGGCGCGGGCATCGGCCAGATTCAGCCGGTTTTCATTCACCAGCATGGTCTGGTGGCGCAGCCACAGCTGCCAGGCTTCCTTGCAGACGTTGTTGTAGATGCGCGCGCCCAGTTCGCCGGGGTAGGGGGCGAAATCCAGGCCTTCGCCTTCTTTCTTCAGATGAACACATTGCACGATGCGGGCCATGGGGGTGCTTCCTTGCGGTTTGTTGAATGGTCGCCACTGTAGCGGGCTTGGCGGGGCGCCGGTCGGACGGGGGGATTGGGGCGGTGTCAGAGTTCCAGGCTGCGCTTCATCAGCTTGTCGAGAATGATGTCGAGCTGCTTGTGCTCGTGGTCGTCCAGCGCGGTCAGGAACCAGGCCTCGCGCTTGGCTGCCTCGGGCAGGATGTCCTCGCACAGCTGGGCGCCGGTGGGCGTCAGTGACAGGATCACCTTGCGGCCGTCCTCCGGGTCGCCGAAGGTTTCTATCATGCCCAGGTCCACCAGGCGGCGCTGCGCACGCGACACGCGGGCCTTGTCCATGCTGGTGCGATCGACGACCTCGTTGAACACCAGGTCCTGGTAGGCGTAGAGCGCCATCATGATGCGCCACTCGGGGATCTGGATGTTGTAGCGGGTCTCGAACAAGCGCCCGATCGACTGCGACACGCGGTTGGCCACCACCGACAGCTTGTAGGGGATGAAATCTTCGAGGCTGCCGATGGGCCCGAGATTGGGGCGCTTGACCGTGACGCGGCGCGTCACCGCCTTGCCCTGCTTGCGCGCAACGCCGGTTTTTGCTGCGGGTTTTGCCTTTGTCGCCATGGCGGTCCTTGTCGAAGATGAGGGGATTGTGCGGCAAGGCGGCGGCCTCGGCGCTGCGATTTCCGAAGGTCGACATTAAAACTTGTTGACAACGAAACAAATTGAAGAGAGCATGCGGCCCATCGCCAGATCCGGCTGATTCACGAGTTGCCCCATGTCCTATCCCGCCATCCAGCTCTATATCGACGGCCAGTGGCTGGCCCGCACCGCCGCGCCGCGCCGCGCCATCATCAACCCGGTCGATGGCCAGCCGCTCGGTGATCTGCCGGTGGCCACCGAGGCCGAGCTGAAGGCGGCGCTGGCTGCGGCGCAGCGCGGCTTTGCCCTCTGGTCGCGCCTGCTGCCGCTGGAGCGCTATCGCCTCATCACCCGCGCCACGGCCCTATTGCGCGAGCGGGCGCCGGCGATAGCCCGCGTGCTCACCCTGGAGCAGGGCAAGCCGCTGGGCGAGGCGCTGCGCGAGGTGCAGCTGTCGGCCGACATCATCGATTTCCTGGCCGAGGAGGCCAAGCGCCTGGCCAGCCGCGGCGTGCCGCCGCGCCTGCCCAACATCCTGAGCCAGACCGTGATGCGCGTGCCGGTGGGGCCGGTGGCGGCCTTCACGCCCTGGAACTTTCCGGCCAACCTGCCGGCTCGCAAGATCGGCGGCGCGCTGGCGGCCGGCTGCAGCGTCATCATCAAGCCCGACGAGCAGGTGCCCGCCACCTGCATGGCCCTGGTGCAGGCCTTTCACGATGCCGGCCTGCCCGCCGGCGTGCTGAATATGGTGCTGGGCGAGCCGGCGCAGATCTCGGCGCGGCTGATTGCCGACCCCGTCATCGCCAAGGTCTCGTTCACCGGCTCGGTGCCGGTGGGCAAGCTGCTGGGCGAGCTGGCAGCACGGCATATGAAGCGCTACACGGCTGAGCTGGGCGGCCACGCGCCGGTGATCGTCTGCGCCGATGCCGACGGCGCGGCCGTGGCGCGCCTGGCCGTGCAGGCCAAGTTCCGCAATGCCGGCCAGGTGTGTGCGGCGCCGATCCGCCTTCTGGTGCATCGCAGCCAGCTCGATGCATTCCGCCAGACCTTTGTCGACGGCGCACGGGCGCTGCGCATAGGCTCAGGCCTGGACGAACAGACCCAGCTGGGCCCGCTGACCCATGCACGCCGCGTCGGCGAGATGCAGCGCCTGGTGGACGATGCGCTGGCCCAGGGTGGCCGGCTGCTGTGCGGCGGGCGGCCCGCCGGGGGGCCGGGCTATTTCTACCCGCCCACCGTGATCGAGGGCGCGCCGCTGACGGCCCGGGTGCAGATCGAGGAGCCGTTCGGCCCGATCGCCCTGCTGGATGTCTTCGACGACATCGATGCCGCGCTGGCTCGCGCCAATGCCTTGCCCTATGGCCTGGCCGCCTATGCCTTCACGCATGACCTGGCCCTGGCGCATCGTCTGGGCCAGGAGCTGCAGGCCGGCATGGTGGGCCTCAACCACTTCGGCGTGTCGCAACCCGAGACGCCGTTTGGCGGCATCAAGGACAGCGGCCTGGGCCAGGAAAGCGGCCTCGAGGGCCTGCTGGCCTACACCGAGGCCAAGCTGGTCAGCGTCGCTGCCTGAGCCCTATCCCCACGCACTGCAAACCGTTCCAAGATGACTGTATTCAATGACTCGGCGCTGCAACAGCAGCCGCCCAAGGCCTTGCTGCTCGATTTCGGCAGCGTGATGAGCGTGTCGGTGTTCGAGCGCCACCGTGACACCGAGCGCGAGCTGGGCCTGGCGCCCGGCAGCCTGCGCTGGATGGGCCCGATCGCCCCCGAGACCGACGCGCTGTGGCAGGCCATGCAGCGCGACGAGATCAGCGAGCGTGACTACTGGGCGGCGCGCGCAAGCGAGCTGGGCGAGGCCGTGGGCGAGCCGGGCTGGAACATGCTGGCCATGCTCACCCGCATCCGCCAGACCGACCCGAATGCCGTGGTGCGGCCCCAGATGCTGCGGCTGATACGGCTGGCCCGCGCGCGGGGCATCAAGCTGGGCATCCTGACCAATGAGATGGAGCTGTTCTACGGCACGGCCTTTCTCAACCGCATGGATGTGCTGCGCGAGTTCGAGGTGATCGTGGACGCCACGCACAACAACATCCTCAAGCCCGACCCGCGCGCCTATGCGCTGGCCGTCGAGGCGCTGGCCTTGCGGCCCGAGGAGATCCTGTTCGTGGACGATCAGTTCCGCAACGTGGCCGGCGCCGTGAAGGCCGGGTTGCAGGTGCAGTACTTCGATCTGCGTGACGTCGCCGGCAATCTGGCCGCGGTGGCTGCGCGCCTGCAGATCCCGGTGCAGGAATGTCTG
It contains:
- a CDS encoding H-NS histone family protein, with protein sequence MAQRAALDQQIQETTSRERSDAIAKVKTLMSEYGLTIADLSTKAPKVEKVSKVAAKYRNKSTGESWSGRGLQPKWLKAAIGAGAKLDDFAV
- a CDS encoding extracellular solute-binding protein, producing the protein MTSPRLNTLLRAAISCIALATTTLGAQAQDKVLNLYSARHYQTDEALYSNFTKATGIQINRVDTDDAGLLARLQSEGASSPADVILLVDAARLWRAETDGLFLPIKSSVLESRIPAQLRATDSGQGSAWFGFSTRARVIVYNKLSVNRENVDTYEELGDPKNKGKLCTRGGSHPYNLSLFGAVLEHMGAERTEQWLKGMVANMAREPKGGDTDQIKAVASGECGIALTNTYYLARMMRSTKPEDRTAVEKIGVVFPNQNSWGTHINIAGGAVARHAKNRDNAVKFLEYLSSPEAQAYFANGNNEWPAVTDTKVANPALQALGNFKSETIPSAVVGRNQAKVQQLLDRVGYK
- a CDS encoding oxidative damage protection protein, producing MARIVQCVHLKKEGEGLDFAPYPGELGARIYNNVCKEAWQLWLRHQTMLVNENRLNLADARARQYLARQMEQFFFGEGADKPAGYVPPAA
- a CDS encoding MarR family winged helix-turn-helix transcriptional regulator — protein: MATKAKPAAKTGVARKQGKAVTRRVTVKRPNLGPIGSLEDFIPYKLSVVANRVSQSIGRLFETRYNIQIPEWRIMMALYAYQDLVFNEVVDRTSMDKARVSRAQRRLVDLGMIETFGDPEDGRKVILSLTPTGAQLCEDILPEAAKREAWFLTALDDHEHKQLDIILDKLMKRSLEL
- a CDS encoding NAD-dependent succinate-semialdehyde dehydrogenase, which encodes MSYPAIQLYIDGQWLARTAAPRRAIINPVDGQPLGDLPVATEAELKAALAAAQRGFALWSRLLPLERYRLITRATALLRERAPAIARVLTLEQGKPLGEALREVQLSADIIDFLAEEAKRLASRGVPPRLPNILSQTVMRVPVGPVAAFTPWNFPANLPARKIGGALAAGCSVIIKPDEQVPATCMALVQAFHDAGLPAGVLNMVLGEPAQISARLIADPVIAKVSFTGSVPVGKLLGELAARHMKRYTAELGGHAPVIVCADADGAAVARLAVQAKFRNAGQVCAAPIRLLVHRSQLDAFRQTFVDGARALRIGSGLDEQTQLGPLTHARRVGEMQRLVDDALAQGGRLLCGGRPAGGPGYFYPPTVIEGAPLTARVQIEEPFGPIALLDVFDDIDAALARANALPYGLAAYAFTHDLALAHRLGQELQAGMVGLNHFGVSQPETPFGGIKDSGLGQESGLEGLLAYTEAKLVSVAA
- a CDS encoding HAD-IA family hydrolase encodes the protein MTVFNDSALQQQPPKALLLDFGSVMSVSVFERHRDTERELGLAPGSLRWMGPIAPETDALWQAMQRDEISERDYWAARASELGEAVGEPGWNMLAMLTRIRQTDPNAVVRPQMLRLIRLARARGIKLGILTNEMELFYGTAFLNRMDVLREFEVIVDATHNNILKPDPRAYALAVEALALRPEEILFVDDQFRNVAGAVKAGLQVQYFDLRDVAGNLAAVAARLQIPVQECLQ